In Levilactobacillus brevis, the genomic window TTGATATGACGCGGTTTTGATTGATTCGACTTTTTTGAAAGCGTTTCCGAATGTTGTTAGGTTAAGCGTTTTACGTTTCTCGTACCAATCTCAATAATTCTCGTGATCATCTGTTTTTGCGCAAATTTATTTATCGCTGTTGCGGGCTGATCACCGGTATTTGGTCTAATCACTTGATAATTAGTAAATACGATCTAACACCGCCCCGGCGGTGTTGGGTCGTCTCAACCACCTCGCCGCTGGATGAACGGCCAGTCACAACCAGCAACACTTTCGGCCTGTTCAATCAATTATTTACTAAAAAAAGCGTGCCAAGACGCGGCACGCTAAGGTTGCTTTAAAATTGGTTGCCCATTCGGGGCTGATAACCGAAGTTGGTTCGAAATTCATCCTAACCTATCTGAAACCGACTTGGGTGCCGCCGCGGACTGACGAATCACCAGTTCCGGTTCATAAGTGATGGATTGGACCGGCTGTTTGTTGAGCAGTTGGAACATCATCCGGCCAGCATCCTCCCCCATGATTTCCTTTTCATGGTTGAGCGTGGTCAGACCGGGGCTCATGTACTGCGACATTTGATAGTTATCGAAACCGACAATCGAAATATCTTGCGGTACCCGGAAGCCCTGCTCCTTGACAAAGGCCATGACGGGAATCGCCAACTGGTCGTTGTAACAAGCAATGGCAGTCGGCCGTTCCGCGTCCTTGAGGTAGGAGGCGATGCGACTGGTAATCCGGGCGAAGTCGTCACCGGACTGGTACATAATCAGATTGCTCTTATAGGAAATATCGGGATGTTCCTGGTACGCCTGAACAAACCCATTCATCCGGTGCACGCCCTGAATATCGTCCACTTGAAAGATTCCCAAGATACTCTCGTGCCCCAGGCGTAAGAGGTGGTCAATGAGCTTCTTCTCGGCGCTCACGTCCGCGGTCGTCACGTACGGAAAGTCTAGTTGCGGATAGGCCGCGTTAATGAAGAGTACTGGGATCTGGTCGTCCTTAATCTCCTGATACAGATCCATATTGGGGTTGGGTAAGGCACTCTGCGTGGGTTCGATGATCAGCCCGGCCACCTTGCTGTTGAGCATGTTAATCAGGTTCTTGCGTTCCTTATCGTGGTTGT contains:
- a CDS encoding GntR family transcriptional regulator, with product MENKYQRVKDSLKEAILSGKYPIDEKLPTETELMEQFKVSRYTIRRAVGDLETEHFIYRIQGGGMFVQDWHKDWATENDSKMIGVITTHIADYIFPQIIYGMDKVISDGGYSLLLGNTHNNHDKERKNLINMLNSKVAGLIIEPTQSALPNPNMDLYQEIKDDQIPVLFINAAYPQLDFPYVTTADVSAEKKLIDHLLRLGHESILGIFQVDDIQGVHRMNGFVQAYQEHPDISYKSNLIMYQSGDDFARITSRIASYLKDAERPTAIACYNDQLAIPVMAFVKEQGFRVPQDISIVGFDNYQMSQYMSPGLTTLNHEKEIMGEDAGRMMFQLLNKQPVQSITYEPELVIRQSAAAPKSVSDRLG